One genomic segment of Lampris incognitus isolate fLamInc1 chromosome 2, fLamInc1.hap2, whole genome shotgun sequence includes these proteins:
- the LOC130108059 gene encoding retinol dehydrogenase 10-like — MIVVVDLLLMLVELLCSVASAIVRTILRPRLKAVDGELCLITGAGGALGRLFALEFAREGAHLVLWDCDAGANERTAELARKHGVEVYTYTVDLSRRHSVYETADRVRRDAGDVTILVNNAGVVAGRRLLDCPDELLERTLLVNCHALFWMTKAFLPRMKTQHRGHIVTIASALGLFSTACVEDYCASKFGAVGFHESLTHDLQAEGLGQGIKTTLVCPYIVDTGMFAGCEIRKELRSLIPPLDPLYTVQQSMKAILGEQQMICIPRLMYIPFLARALLPWEANVATYRFMGGDKCMLPFIKNTEQKTSNGSVKSS, encoded by the exons ATGATAGTCGTGGTCGACCTGCTGCTGATGCTCGTCGAGCTGCTGTGTTCGGTGGCGAGCGCCATCGTCCGGACCATCCTCCGGCCGCGGCTCAAGGCCGTGGACGGGGAGCTGTGTCTGATCACGGGCGCCGGAGGGGCGCTCGGCCGGCTGTTCGCCCTGGAGTTTGCCAGGGAGGGCGCCCACCTCGTCCTGTGGGACTGCGACGCCGGCGCAAACGAGCGCACCGCCGAGCTGGCCCGGAAACACGGAGTCGAGGTGTACACCTACACGGTGGACCTGTCCCGGCGCCACAGCGTCTACGAGACGGCGGACCGGGTGAGGCGCGACGCCGGGGACGTGACCATACTGGTGAACAACGCGGGGGTGGTGGCCGGGCGGCGGCTGCTGGACTGCCCCGACGAGCTGCTGGAGAGGACGCTGCTGGTCAACTGCCACGCGCTCTTCTGG ATGACAAAGGCCTTTCTGCCTCGGATGAAAACACAGCACCGTGGCCACATCGTCACCATTGCCAGCGCTCTCGGCCTATTCAGCACTGCATGTGTAGAG GATTACTGTGCAAGCAAATTCGGCGCAGTTGGCTTCCACGAGTCGCTGACTCACGATCTGCAAGCTGAGGGCCTGGGCCAGGGCATCAAAACCACTTTAGTCTGCCCTTACATCGTAGACACGGGGATGTTTGCAGGTTGTGAGATAAG GAAAGAGCTTCGGAGCCTAATTCCACCCCTGGATCCGCTCTACACCGTGCAGCAGTCTATGAAGGCCATTTTAGGGGAGCAGCAGATGATCTGTATTCCACGTCTCATGTACATACCGTTCCTGGCCCGGGC CTTGCTGCCATGGGAGGCAAATGTTGCGACGTATCGCTTCATGGGAGGTGACAAGTGTATGCTGCCCTTCATCAAGAACACTGAGCAGAAGACCTCCAATGGCAGCGTGAAATCCTCCTGA